One part of the Archaeoglobaceae archaeon genome encodes these proteins:
- a CDS encoding iron-containing alcohol dehydrogenase — protein MFAVPRIEYGEKALESLKNDNFGRVLVFTDKNLRKLGYLEYLIPNLNAEKIEVFDEIEGEPDVRLALKCSEFARNFDPEVIIALGGGSVIDLAKFARVGMEVNVEPKEVKVKLNLRALGFKKKAKLITVPTTSGSGADATLAVMLKEGNSKISAIHFDLIPDMTILDYRLVEKMPKRLVASTGIDALAHAIEAYLTKLHNELSDLFALRATELILSNLEKSYDGDLKARAIMHLSATMAGIAINNSQLGAVHALAHAFGTAFSVDHSLSIALFLPKVLEAYIPEQRLEELSNRLGFRSSAEFVKRIEELIENLSLPLKASELVKEDLPSKLEPLVDSAMKDLSFRFAPKALSKEQVFGIFKHTF, from the coding sequence ATGTTCGCAGTTCCAAGAATTGAATATGGCGAAAAGGCTCTTGAAAGCCTAAAGAATGACAATTTCGGCAGAGTGCTCGTTTTTACAGACAAAAATCTTAGAAAGCTTGGTTATCTCGAATACCTGATTCCAAATTTAAATGCGGAAAAAATAGAGGTCTTTGATGAGATCGAAGGTGAGCCAGATGTTCGTTTAGCGTTAAAATGCTCTGAATTTGCAAGGAATTTTGATCCTGAAGTTATAATAGCCCTTGGTGGTGGTAGCGTTATAGATCTTGCCAAATTTGCAAGAGTTGGGATGGAAGTTAATGTTGAGCCAAAGGAAGTTAAGGTTAAGCTAAATCTCAGAGCTTTAGGATTTAAGAAGAAGGCTAAGCTAATAACGGTGCCAACCACAAGCGGTAGTGGTGCGGACGCAACTCTGGCGGTGATGCTGAAAGAGGGCAATTCGAAGATCTCCGCAATACACTTCGATTTAATTCCAGACATGACGATTCTCGATTATAGACTTGTAGAAAAGATGCCGAAAAGGCTTGTTGCAAGCACTGGCATAGATGCTTTGGCTCATGCAATCGAGGCTTATCTAACAAAGCTTCACAATGAATTGTCGGACTTATTTGCCCTAAGGGCGACTGAGCTAATTCTAAGCAATCTGGAAAAGTCTTACGATGGAGATCTAAAGGCAAGGGCTATAATGCATCTCTCAGCAACAATGGCTGGAATTGCGATCAACAATTCCCAGCTTGGCGCTGTTCACGCTTTAGCCCATGCTTTCGGAACCGCTTTCAGCGTGGATCACAGCCTAAGCATTGCGTTATTCCTTCCAAAGGTGCTGGAAGCCTATATTCCCGAGCAAAGACTTGAAGAGCTATCGAACAGACTTGGATTCAGAAGCTCGGCGGAATTTGTCAAAAGGATTGAGGAACTGATTGAAAACTTATCTTTGCCTTTAAAAGCTTCGGAGCTCGTAAAAGAAGATCTGCCTTCGAAACTCGAACCGCTTGTGGATTCAGCGATGAAAGATCTTAGCTTTAGATTTGCTCCGAAGGCTTTAAGCAAAGAACAAGTATTTGGCATCTTCAAGCATACTTTTTAA
- a CDS encoding HgcAB-associated protein: protein MSCRICKLEAVVSIDNRGQILLPKELRERAELKAGDKLAILSACDENGKVCCLIFMRAEVIENLAVERLSPTLKAVFGGD, encoded by the coding sequence GTGAGCTGTAGAATTTGCAAACTCGAAGCAGTGGTGAGTATCGACAATCGAGGACAAATTTTGCTCCCGAAAGAGCTCCGTGAGAGAGCAGAGCTTAAAGCGGGAGATAAGCTTGCAATTCTTTCTGCATGTGACGAAAATGGAAAAGTTTGCTGTCTGATCTTTATGCGGGCGGAAGTTATAGAGAATCTCGCTGTTGAAAGGCTCTCTCCAACGCTAAAAGCAGTATTTGGAGGTGATTAA
- the arsB gene encoding ACR3 family arsenite efflux transporter has translation MQKRELSLIEKYLTIWIFLAIIFGVALGYVYPEISIILSAMSIDTTSIPIAIGLILMMYPPLAKVKYEEMGKVFRNLKLLSFSLTQNWIVGPIVMFLLAIALLRDLPEFMMGVILVGLARCIAMVIVWNELAEGDRELAVGLVAFNALFQILFYAVYIYIFITLALTKLGLAEGVNAEVSIVDAAKTVFIYLGIPFIAGIITRFTSFRLKGKEWFENVLAPKISPITPIALLFTIVVMFSLKGEYIVELPYNVLRVAIPLALYFLIMWFATFFIAYKLGVDYPKTTAVSFTAASNDFELAIAVAIAIWGINSDQAFATVIGPLIEVPVLISLVNVALKFREKFYGIKT, from the coding sequence ATGCAAAAAAGAGAGCTTAGTTTAATCGAGAAATATCTAACAATTTGGATCTTCTTAGCCATAATCTTTGGTGTGGCTTTGGGCTACGTTTACCCAGAGATCTCGATAATACTCTCAGCCATGAGCATCGACACAACTTCGATACCAATAGCGATCGGTTTGATTTTGATGATGTATCCACCGCTTGCTAAAGTAAAATACGAAGAAATGGGCAAAGTATTTAGGAATTTAAAGCTTCTCAGCTTTTCTCTGACTCAGAACTGGATTGTTGGACCAATTGTGATGTTCCTTCTTGCCATAGCTTTGCTTCGCGATTTGCCAGAGTTCATGATGGGTGTGATTCTCGTTGGCTTGGCAAGATGCATTGCAATGGTTATAGTGTGGAACGAGCTTGCCGAAGGAGACAGAGAGCTTGCTGTAGGCTTGGTTGCTTTCAACGCATTATTCCAGATCCTTTTCTATGCGGTCTACATCTACATCTTCATAACCTTGGCTTTGACCAAGTTAGGGCTTGCTGAAGGTGTAAACGCTGAAGTCAGCATTGTTGATGCTGCAAAAACCGTTTTCATTTACCTTGGCATTCCCTTCATCGCTGGAATTATAACGAGGTTCACGAGTTTCAGATTAAAGGGCAAGGAATGGTTTGAAAATGTTTTGGCGCCGAAGATCAGTCCTATAACACCAATTGCCTTGCTTTTCACTATCGTTGTTATGTTCTCGCTCAAAGGAGAATACATCGTCGAACTGCCTTACAATGTTTTGAGGGTTGCGATTCCCTTAGCGCTTTACTTCCTGATCATGTGGTTTGCAACTTTCTTCATAGCCTACAAGCTCGGCGTTGATTACCCCAAGACGACTGCGGTTTCATTCACAGCTGCAAGCAACGACTTCGAGCTGGCAATAGCGGTTGCAATTGCGATCTGGGGGATAAACAGTGATCAGGCTTTTGCAACTGTAATTGGACCGCTGATAGAAGTTCCAGTGCTGATAAGCCTCGTCAACGTTGCCCTGAAGTTCAGGGAGAAGTTCTATGGCATCAAAACATAA
- a CDS encoding sulfide/dihydroorotate dehydrogenase-like FAD/NAD-binding protein, giving the protein MMYRIVKKEDLAPTIKKFDIHAPLIAKKAKPGQFVMIRIDEKGERIPLTIVDASPERGTITIAALEVGKTTKKLNSMKEGDYIANVAGPLGNPAEIAYYGTVACVGGGVGIACIYPEVKAFKKAGNYVISILGARTKEMLILKNEIKEWSDELYVATDDGSEGFHGFVHLLLKKLIEEGKRFDLVVAVGPVPMMKAVAETTKPYGIKTIVSLNPIMVDGTGMCGCCRVEVGGKTKFACVDGPEFDAHEVDFDLLMARNRRFVEEERLALKKFEESCACGR; this is encoded by the coding sequence ATGATGTATCGAATTGTTAAGAAAGAAGATCTAGCTCCGACTATTAAAAAATTTGATATCCATGCACCATTGATAGCAAAAAAGGCAAAACCGGGCCAGTTTGTTATGATCAGAATCGATGAAAAAGGTGAAAGGATTCCGCTAACAATCGTTGACGCTTCCCCTGAAAGGGGAACGATTACAATTGCAGCTCTCGAAGTTGGAAAAACAACAAAGAAGCTGAATTCTATGAAAGAAGGCGATTATATCGCAAACGTTGCTGGTCCACTTGGAAATCCAGCTGAAATTGCCTATTATGGCACCGTTGCATGTGTAGGCGGTGGAGTGGGGATTGCATGCATATATCCTGAAGTGAAGGCATTCAAAAAGGCGGGAAACTATGTAATCTCGATACTTGGAGCAAGAACTAAAGAAATGCTGATCCTGAAGAATGAAATAAAAGAGTGGAGCGATGAGCTTTACGTTGCAACAGATGACGGCTCCGAAGGCTTCCATGGCTTCGTTCATTTGTTACTCAAAAAGCTGATCGAGGAGGGAAAGCGGTTCGATCTCGTGGTTGCAGTTGGTCCTGTGCCGATGATGAAAGCTGTAGCTGAGACCACAAAGCCCTATGGCATTAAGACGATCGTTAGCCTTAATCCGATAATGGTAGACGGCACTGGGATGTGCGGATGCTGTAGAGTTGAAGTTGGAGGCAAAACGAAGTTCGCCTGCGTTGACGGTCCAGAATTCGACGCTCATGAGGTTGACTTTGACCTGCTGATGGCAAGAAACAGGAGATTCGTTGAAGAAGAACGCTTGGCTTTAAAGAAGTTCGAAGAAAGCTGTGCGTGTGGAAGGTGA